From the Endozoicomonas sp. Mp262 genome, the window GACACCCGTCCAGCATACGAATATAGTTCATTCGCTCAAAGACTTCAGGATTACTGACGGACTGCTGACTCATAACCCCCTGCATTTCCCTGATGGACTCAAAACCCCGGCGCTCCATCCAGCTCTCCAGTCCATTCAGAAGCGTTGTCAAATAACCTGCTCCATTTTTAATCAATGCAGAGGCCAGCATCACCACATCAGCTCCAGCCAGTAGATACTTGACAATATCTTCGTGATCGTGAGCCCCGGTGGTCGCCGCTAAGGAGGCCTTGATCTTGCCATGAAGCACAGCCATCCATCTCAGTGGCACTCTAATTTCACCGGAATGGCTCACAGGCCAGTGGGATTCAACCTCCAGGGTCTGCAGATTAAAATCCGGCTGCAACATACGGTTAAACAGCACCAGTGCATCAACACCCACTTCATCAAACTGCCGGGCCATATTGCCAAAAGCGCTGAAATAGGGATCCACTTTCATGGCTATGGGTATCTTGACAGCCTGCTTAACACCCCGGGCAATCTCCAGGTAAAGCGCCTCAACATCCCTGCCAGAAATATCCAGACTGGGTGGGTTATAGTAAACATGAAGCTCTATCCCTTGAGCTCCCGCTTCTTCTACCTGCCTTGCGTAGTCTATCCAACTACCAGCTTTACAGCCATTCAGGCTGGCAATCACTGGAATATCAACAACAGAACGTGCTTTTTGAATCATTTCCAGATAGCGTACAGAACCGGAATGGAAACTATCTCCCCCTGGCATAAACGACAGAGACCCAGCAAAGGCGTCATCCCGACTAAGGGATATCATCTCCTCCAGCTCCTGTTCATGCTGCAGCTGCTCCTCAAACAGGGAGTACAATACCACTGCGGAAGCTCCTGAGTCTTCCAGCCTTCTAATACTATTCACAGTAGACGACAGCGGACTTGCTGCTGCCACTAACGGATTTTTCAACTCCAGCCCCATGTAACGGGTGGTTAAATCCATTGTTTTGTTCTCCCCATAAACACAAAGCCAACGTGATATTGACTCTATTTTATAACTTGATCAGTGAATTGCAGGCTCCCGGGACAGAACCAGGCCAACACTTAAATGGCGTATTTTACCCATAACATAACAATCAGCATAGGCAAGTACCTGAGAAAGTCAGAAACCGGCTGTCACTTTATAAATAATCTGGAAGATCTACTGTGAATTCACTCACATGGCAGTTCTTATATATTGACATTACAACCCTTGATCAATATACAATCAAACTCACCAGAGCCGCCACTGCAAGCAGTTATTTTCCCATCAGTAGCTGTAGGGCATTTCAAAAAAGACAATTGCCAAAAAATGAATGGTGGGTTAGTTATATTTATATTTATTTATAGCCCCCCTACAAATAAAAATATGATATTACCTGTTTTTTTATTTTTATTGTAAGTTATATTCCTGTTGTCAAATAAATCAGGTTTACAGTAATGATTAATATGAAAAAACCAAGCAGTTTCAATACAGTTTGGACAGGAATTGTCTCGTTTATATTTTTTTTATGTACCCACCACGCTATCGCTGCCCCAGCAGAAGACAACCCTTTATTAAAAGATGTGGTTTTAACAAAACACGGTGAACTCACAGCTACTTTTGCTGACAAAAGAGTTGCTATATTCAGATATGAAGACCCTAATAAAAAACAAGATTTTTTCAATGAGATTATTTTCACTAATCTAGAAAATACAGAAATGCTTGGCTTCAGGATCAAGCTTGGAGCAGATGACTTACTATTCCCTGGTCCAGACGCTTATATGGATGCAAGCCAATTACCATCAGATGCAGTTACATATCAACATCTGCCTTCAGCAATATGGAGTATTATGGAAGCATTTGCAAGATCCACAGCGAAAAAACAAAAAGAATTATTTGAAAAATTGGCTTTTAGAAATTTATTAAATCATGAAGAAAGTAGTGAAGAAGAAGACGATGATGATGAAGATGAAGATGATTCAGCGATTAAAAATAAAGAAAGAAAAACAGTTGATCTTGATGATTTAGTTAAAAACGACCTACTTCCTGAATATTTAGTGGAAAAACAAGATAATGAGGAGTATCTAAAACTAGTATCAGTAACAGCCAAAGCAGGAAGTGATGACACTATTGAAATAAAAGCCGATGATAAGCTTTTCCACCAGACGTTCAAAGCCACTAAAGGGCTTCTGGCAGAAAATTATCCTGATGAAGATATAGAGATTAGCACTTTAACAGTTCCAGTCACTACCCCTGAAGAAGAGCAATCTCCTTTTAACTACTTACTTTCAAAGCTTGAAATCGCTCTAGGTTTTAGCCTAACTCCCGAACCTACATTAAATGTAGTCCTTGACCCAAAAAACTATGATTTGTTCAAACAAGACTTACCAACAGGAGTATTTATTCCGATTATCGCCATAATAAATCGCTTACCCGAAGATAAGACTAAAGAACAACTTGAATTATTAACAGTAACTGAAGCTAAACGTTTTGTGAATAAAGTAACTGAATTCCATGAAATAGCCCGAGAGCTGTTACCAACTCGGACAGAAGATGGAGTTTCCCATAAGAAAAAAGACGAAAGTGAAGAAGTAGAAGAAACCCCTCCTAGTAAAAAAACAAAATCATCAAAGGGTCGCTCTTCAAAGAAAATAGTAGCTGCTGAGTAACTCATGGCGCAAGCCTTGGGCTAGTCCGCTAAATTATTTTTGACTAGAATAGGGTAATTCCTAATCACCGGATAGGAACTACCCTATTCACTATTATCAAAGCAAACTAGTACTTCGCCTTTGTGGAGGAAATCCTTCCAAAATTGCAGAAACAGCCCGATTTATTTTTTCAGTTCGTTCTCCAGGCGTTGCCTTATCTATCACCCTTGAACGGGAGCGGCCTCGCCAGGTTAGCTCCCTGCTTTTTGGATCAATAATATCAATCACCAGGCTACCTTCTTCATACTCAGTCACACGGGTTTCAGATCTTAGCCCCATTCCCCAGGTGTTAAAGCCATAGCCCATGGAAGTGGTAATATGCTCTTCGTTTCTGCGGGTTTTGACAGCGGTAAAATAGCTAACCAGAAAGTCAGCCTGACCTGGATTATCAACCATCTTGAAGCCTTTTGCCTTAAGCTCCTGATCCACTGCCTTCCTGACTCTCTTATCCATCAGCCCGTCCAGCTGGTATGCTTTTTCTTCCACCTCTTCACTTTGATCAAGCCAGGCATAGCTCTTCATCCCGGTCAGTATGGCAGAGGTATCATAATCCCAGTCTACATTGGGACCTGCACAACCCGTTACCAATAGAACCAGTAAGAACATTCCCGTCAATTGTATTTTTTGGTATCGCATTTTAGTGGCCCCCTATCAGGAATACCGGATCATGG encodes:
- a CDS encoding dihydroorotate dehydrogenase-like protein — its product is MDLTTRYMGLELKNPLVAAASPLSSTVNSIRRLEDSGASAVVLYSLFEEQLQHEQELEEMISLSRDDAFAGSLSFMPGGDSFHSGSVRYLEMIQKARSVVDIPVIASLNGCKAGSWIDYARQVEEAGAQGIELHVYYNPPSLDISGRDVEALYLEIARGVKQAVKIPIAMKVDPYFSAFGNMARQFDEVGVDALVLFNRMLQPDFNLQTLEVESHWPVSHSGEIRVPLRWMAVLHGKIKASLAATTGAHDHEDIVKYLLAGADVVMLASALIKNGAGYLTTLLNGLESWMERRGFESIREMQGVMSQQSVSNPEVFERMNYIRMLDGCRR
- a CDS encoding DUF4136 domain-containing protein — protein: MRYQKIQLTGMFLLVLLVTGCAGPNVDWDYDTSAILTGMKSYAWLDQSEEVEEKAYQLDGLMDKRVRKAVDQELKAKGFKMVDNPGQADFLVSYFTAVKTRRNEEHITTSMGYGFNTWGMGLRSETRVTEYEEGSLVIDIIDPKSRELTWRGRSRSRVIDKATPGERTEKINRAVSAILEGFPPQRRSTSLL